One genomic window of Mucilaginibacter sp. SJ includes the following:
- a CDS encoding IS4 family transposase yields MTGLFKRLKAELFDHGFLDTLAKNTGVIKRLRKISGSDLLDTLLFDSNQSFNGMSMQLMLRHSLNISKQALHQKYNEGLTEFIKGALERLLAIELPCREIQGLEINIKDSTRFALPEAMADVYPGTKGCGIKAGAALQFEFGIKSGSCDIRLTPGNCNDQKESHLDQQMIRPGVLYMRDLGYSHIAYMSNIIEKKAFFVNKLSPKTSIHILRNEVYQELDLTALQKSGKAFDGLVYIGKDELPVRMIIEPVSDEIKNNRISHTDKYNKKKGHQTTALFKLRAGFNFIVTNLDSTYSAELIRKLYHLRWQIELVFKGWKSSLKIHQMPKGNTHRITCALYSKLLWAMLSWKITMSIGKIGEVSILKVHSFIASGMQELRLQLWGLSSKWLDMLEQLPFYKLLKEQKKGRLKTEEIVIII; encoded by the coding sequence CTGACAGGGTTATTTAAACGCTTAAAAGCGGAATTATTTGACCATGGATTTCTTGATACCCTTGCTAAAAACACGGGAGTGATCAAACGTTTAAGGAAGATAAGCGGATCAGATCTTCTGGATACGCTGCTATTTGACAGCAATCAATCATTTAATGGCATGAGTATGCAGCTGATGTTAAGGCATTCACTTAATATATCAAAACAGGCTCTGCATCAAAAGTATAATGAAGGGCTGACGGAGTTTATCAAAGGGGCTCTGGAGCGACTTTTAGCGATAGAATTGCCTTGTAGAGAGATACAAGGGCTTGAGATCAACATCAAAGATTCCACACGTTTTGCCTTACCGGAGGCAATGGCGGATGTTTATCCGGGGACAAAAGGCTGCGGGATAAAAGCTGGCGCGGCCCTGCAGTTTGAGTTTGGGATCAAAAGTGGAAGTTGTGATATCAGGCTAACACCGGGCAATTGCAATGACCAGAAAGAAAGCCACCTCGATCAGCAGATGATTCGACCGGGTGTATTATACATGAGAGACCTGGGTTATAGCCATATTGCTTATATGAGCAACATTATCGAAAAGAAGGCATTCTTTGTCAATAAGTTAAGCCCCAAAACATCGATACACATTCTGCGTAATGAAGTATACCAGGAGCTGGACCTGACCGCTTTACAAAAATCAGGAAAAGCATTTGACGGTTTAGTTTATATTGGAAAAGACGAGCTACCTGTCCGGATGATTATTGAACCGGTAAGTGATGAAATAAAAAATAACCGGATAAGCCATACCGATAAATACAACAAAAAGAAAGGCCATCAGACAACAGCGCTTTTCAAGCTCAGAGCAGGCTTTAATTTCATTGTAACCAACCTGGATAGCACTTACAGTGCCGAACTGATCCGGAAACTCTATCATCTCCGCTGGCAGATCGAGTTGGTGTTCAAAGGCTGGAAATCATCGTTGAAGATCCATCAGATGCCTAAAGGAAATACCCACCGTATCACCTGTGCACTTTACAGCAAACTATTATGGGCTATGTTAAGCTGGAAGATAACAATGTCAATCGGTAAGATCGGCGAGGTAAGTATCCTCAAGGTACACAGTTTTATAGCATCAGGTATGCAGGAGCTAAGGCTGCAATTGTGGGGATTAAGCAGTAAGTGGCTGGATATGCTCGAACAGCTTCCGTTTTACAAACTGCTTAAAGAGCAGAAAAAAGGACGGCTCAAAACAGAGGAAATTGTAATAATTATTTGA
- a CDS encoding outer membrane beta-barrel protein, which produces MKPLFLILSFTLLFAFGSYAQTGREVKGTIVDSTKLSLPGSSVKLVSNGGDSTIAIADAAGKFSFPVVKGNKLTLTISSIGFTAIKKHYSLDAGTQPVDLGAIVLKTETNMLNQVTIVGVNPVILKEDTTEYKVSAYPVRENAPVEDVLKKLPGVDVDKDGNVTAQGKSVTKVRVNGKDFFGGDVKTATKNLPADVVESIQVIDDYGDQANLTGIKTGEPDKILNITIRKDKNHGYFGQATAGDGEDFLPKDPGVTNANRYIGDLKFFNFNNEQQIAVLGTINNTNVNTFTYGSPTSGGGGGGGFGGGGGGRGNALRGSSSSTTSANGITNAHAIGANFRDQWGKSLSVYGSYSYTDNTTNTISSSIQTNNVQSPSISTQKSDQTDNPINHRFNFNLEWKPDTINYLKVVPNFTYLSTNTDANESLSTTIDGIAHPSYTSLSHTDGTTPSYGINALYNHRFNGHGRNLSINISANTSKTSQFDNPTYDYADGAPRQAPANQQTYTDSRVTSFGTNISYIEPLSKRGYLELNYAFNRSNTTSDRETDTLSTANTYDHYDRLSNNYKYNFTTNRVGLNYRFIEKKYNVTLGIGVQPAALNGLNLKNDSATHVTTFNVIPTARFSYNFSRGKALNFLYNGSSNQPTFSQLQPVIDFTNALYPVQGNPNLKPELANNFSLRYNNFSFQTGDIFFTNFNFTATQNKIVQNTISYPRKFSKAVLAADPSLKSFEGTNLTNYLNADGYYSGTANVVYAKPWAQRKFTLQFNSALTYTNGVAFSNSIDSNNVAASAAPLKNIAKNLNFTPGLKFRVNIVDVIDAEASSSYGINKTTNSIHSTLIDGSSNFRTLNLGLAGKNYFWKDWTLSYDFTRTVNYGYDPSLGIKNPNILNTYVERRFLKDHRATIRLAAYDLFNQNTGYTSVVNGNITTQSTVNRLGRYYLLTFTLRLQKFAGKAPAQQPGQRRFNRDGGGPGGGGPGPF; this is translated from the coding sequence ATGAAACCCCTATTTCTTATTTTAAGTTTTACTCTTTTATTTGCCTTTGGTTCCTACGCTCAAACAGGGCGGGAGGTAAAGGGAACTATTGTCGACTCCACCAAACTTTCATTGCCAGGCAGCAGTGTTAAACTGGTTTCAAACGGCGGCGACAGCACCATAGCTATCGCTGATGCAGCCGGTAAATTTTCGTTCCCGGTGGTAAAGGGCAACAAACTAACACTTACCATTTCGTCAATCGGTTTTACTGCAATTAAAAAACATTACTCGCTTGATGCCGGCACCCAACCGGTTGATCTTGGCGCTATAGTTTTAAAAACCGAAACCAATATGCTTAACCAGGTTACCATTGTAGGTGTTAACCCGGTAATATTAAAAGAAGATACTACCGAATATAAAGTAAGCGCATATCCTGTACGCGAAAATGCCCCTGTTGAAGATGTATTAAAAAAACTGCCCGGCGTTGATGTGGATAAAGACGGCAACGTAACCGCGCAGGGCAAATCGGTGACCAAAGTAAGGGTTAACGGAAAAGATTTTTTTGGGGGTGATGTTAAAACAGCAACCAAGAACCTGCCTGCCGATGTGGTTGAAAGCATCCAGGTAATTGACGACTACGGCGACCAGGCCAACCTCACCGGCATTAAAACCGGCGAACCGGATAAGATCCTGAACATCACCATTCGTAAAGATAAAAACCATGGCTACTTTGGCCAGGCCACAGCCGGCGACGGCGAGGATTTTTTACCTAAAGACCCCGGCGTCACCAACGCCAACCGTTATATAGGTGATCTGAAATTTTTCAACTTCAATAATGAACAACAAATAGCCGTATTGGGTACCATTAACAATACCAACGTAAATACATTTACTTACGGTAGCCCAACATCGGGCGGCGGGGGAGGTGGTGGTTTTGGCGGCGGCGGAGGCGGCAGGGGCAACGCGTTGCGTGGCTCAAGCAGCTCCACAACCAGTGCAAACGGTATCACCAACGCGCATGCCATCGGTGCCAACTTCCGCGATCAGTGGGGTAAAAGCTTATCTGTTTACGGGAGTTACAGCTATACTGATAATACTACCAACACCATTAGTTCATCTATCCAAACCAACAACGTTCAATCACCAAGTATAAGTACGCAAAAAAGCGACCAAACAGATAACCCTATTAACCATCGCTTTAATTTTAACCTCGAGTGGAAACCCGATACTATTAATTACTTAAAAGTTGTACCAAACTTCACCTATTTGAGCACTAATACTGATGCTAACGAATCCTTATCAACAACTATTGATGGAATAGCACATCCGTCATATACTTCATTGTCGCATACTGATGGCACAACGCCAAGCTATGGCATTAACGCCTTGTATAACCACCGCTTCAACGGGCATGGCCGCAACTTAAGCATTAACATCAGCGCTAATACGTCAAAAACATCGCAGTTCGATAACCCGACTTATGATTATGCCGATGGAGCACCCCGCCAGGCGCCTGCCAATCAGCAAACCTATACCGATAGCCGCGTAACCAGCTTTGGTACAAACATCTCCTACATTGAGCCCCTAAGCAAGCGGGGGTACCTGGAGTTAAATTATGCCTTTAACCGCTCAAACACCACAAGCGACAGGGAAACCGATACCCTTAGTACCGCCAACACATATGACCATTACGACAGGTTGAGCAACAACTACAAATACAATTTTACAACCAACCGTGTTGGCCTGAACTACCGCTTTATTGAAAAGAAATACAACGTTACTTTGGGTATTGGCGTACAACCGGCGGCATTAAACGGCCTCAATCTTAAAAACGATTCGGCTACGCACGTAACCACGTTTAACGTGATCCCAACCGCCCGTTTCAGCTATAATTTTTCGAGGGGAAAAGCTTTAAACTTTCTGTATAACGGATCGAGCAACCAGCCTACATTCAGCCAGCTGCAGCCGGTTATTGATTTTACAAACGCGCTTTACCCGGTACAGGGTAACCCTAACCTGAAGCCGGAACTTGCCAATAATTTTTCATTGAGATATAACAATTTCAGTTTCCAAACCGGCGACATTTTCTTTACCAATTTCAACTTTACCGCAACACAAAATAAAATAGTACAAAACACTATTTCTTATCCCCGCAAATTTAGTAAGGCCGTGTTAGCAGCAGATCCATCGCTAAAAAGCTTTGAGGGCACTAATCTTACCAACTATTTAAATGCGGATGGTTACTATTCGGGCACTGCCAATGTGGTATACGCCAAACCGTGGGCCCAGCGTAAATTTACCCTGCAATTTAATAGCGCTTTAACTTACACCAATGGCGTGGCATTCTCAAATAGCATCGATAGCAATAACGTTGCCGCATCAGCTGCCCCATTAAAAAACATAGCCAAAAACCTCAACTTTACCCCCGGTTTAAAATTCAGGGTAAATATTGTTGATGTTATTGATGCAGAGGCAAGCAGCAGCTATGGCATCAATAAAACAACCAACTCTATCCATAGTACGCTTATTGATGGCAGCTCAAACTTCCGCACGTTAAATTTAGGGCTGGCCGGCAAAAATTATTTCTGGAAAGACTGGACCCTAAGCTATGACTTTACCCGCACCGTAAATTATGGTTATGACCCCAGTCTTGGTATTAAAAACCCTAACATTCTGAATACTTACGTTGAACGCCGCTTTTTGAAAGATCACCGCGCCACCATCCGTTTGGCAGCATATGATCTTTTCAACCAAAACACAGGTTATACATCGGTTGTAAATGGCAATATCACTACGCAATCTACTGTAAACAGGCTTGGGCGTTACTACCTGCTAACATTCACGCTTCGTTTGCAAAAATTTGCAGGCAAGGCCCCGGCTCAGCAACCCGGCCAGCGCAGGTTCAACCGCGATGGCGGAGGCCCTGGTGGGGGAGGTCCAGGCCCTTTCTAA
- a CDS encoding aspartyl protease family protein gives MLHKLYYKLRHPGALWLAFVLTFCLTTTARAQYFDLDVRKKKVNIPFKLERNLMIIQLKINHKGPFNFILDTGVGLMIITDPKLADSISIPNKRTLKIPGLGEGEDSEAYVTSTLDIAIPGLVSYDVAAAILKKDIFNLSGYAGMPIHGLLGYEFFNNLAVKISFQDSVVTVCRPKDLKPFRKANKIPMSVEDRKAYVHARVMMPGIAPIKTKLVVDLGAGHPVSIERYIKTYGLPQKFIASANLGIGLNGPINGFISRMDEFSLGKFRMKRVIASFPDDSNNQTNLSVKRDGNLGVGILKRFTVILDYPDSAMYLKPGSTYNDPFEHDMSGLEYYAAGDHLDRIVISRVEPGSAADEIGLERDDEIISVNFKPVSRMNLQDIDEIFKSKDDRSLLLEVYHDKRVDKVVLTLKRRI, from the coding sequence TTGTTACACAAGTTATATTATAAATTACGCCATCCGGGAGCATTGTGGCTGGCATTTGTGTTAACATTTTGCCTTACAACCACAGCCCGGGCCCAGTACTTTGATCTTGATGTACGTAAAAAAAAGGTGAATATCCCGTTCAAGCTGGAGCGAAACCTGATGATCATTCAACTTAAGATCAACCACAAAGGGCCCTTTAACTTTATATTGGATACCGGCGTAGGCCTCATGATCATAACCGATCCTAAATTAGCCGATTCTATCAGTATTCCTAACAAACGTACATTAAAAATCCCGGGGCTTGGCGAAGGAGAAGATTCGGAAGCTTATGTAACCTCAACCTTAGATATTGCCATACCGGGGCTGGTTAGCTACGATGTCGCAGCCGCCATATTAAAAAAAGATATTTTTAACCTTTCGGGCTATGCAGGCATGCCTATTCATGGCTTATTGGGCTACGAGTTTTTTAACAACCTGGCTGTAAAGATCAGTTTCCAGGACAGCGTAGTTACCGTTTGCAGGCCCAAAGACCTTAAACCTTTCAGAAAAGCGAATAAGATACCCATGTCTGTCGAAGACAGGAAGGCCTATGTACATGCGCGGGTTATGATGCCAGGCATAGCACCTATTAAAACCAAGCTGGTTGTTGACCTTGGGGCCGGCCACCCGGTATCAATTGAGCGTTATATAAAAACCTATGGCCTCCCGCAAAAATTTATTGCTTCAGCCAACCTGGGCATCGGCCTAAACGGACCAATAAATGGCTTTATAAGCCGGATGGACGAATTCAGTTTGGGTAAATTCAGGATGAAAAGAGTAATAGCTTCATTTCCTGATGATAGCAATAACCAAACCAACCTGTCGGTGAAGCGCGATGGAAACCTCGGCGTTGGGATCTTAAAGCGGTTTACCGTTATTCTTGATTATCCGGACAGCGCCATGTATTTAAAACCCGGCTCAACCTATAACGATCCGTTTGAGCATGACATGAGCGGCCTTGAGTATTATGCCGCGGGCGACCACCTCGACAGGATCGTCATCAGCCGCGTAGAACCCGGTTCGGCAGCCGATGAAATTGGCCTTGAGCGCGACGACGAAATCATATCGGTAAATTTTAAACCTGTTTCAAGAATGAACCTCCAGGATATTGATGAAATATTCAAATCAAAGGACGATAGAAGCCTGCTGCTTGAGGTGTACCATGACAAACGGGTTGATAAAGTTGTACTGACATTAAAACGCAGGATATAA
- a CDS encoding D-alanyl-D-alanine carboxypeptidase/D-alanyl-D-alanine-endopeptidase, producing MRKSTISFLLIVCVLSLCCDIVYARSIKKRKVKKLFKRSQIVNDHFTGFALYDLDEHKMIYELNADKYFTPASNTKLFTFYTCLKMLGDSIPALRYQTRGDSLIFWGTGDPSFLHSDLKGINGLNFLKNSSKHLFYSPGNYTGEFFGAGWGWDDYNDYYQAEITALPIEDNVAQLYADNDGNMQVRPQYLKRFLNADINYRPGQFKVKRDFISNNFMYPAGEIPKNYKQEIPWKTSLQLTMALLQDTLKKQVSLLQEPMAADARIIYNTNADSVYRRMLQPSDNFIAEQLLLVCSSVKFNTLSTDSAINYSKAHFLNDLPDVPQWVDGSGLSRYNLFTPRDLVALLLKIQEEVKDESLLHSMMPIGGVAGTIKSAYKTDNGQPFVWAKTGSLSNNHNQSGYIVTRKGKRLAFAFMNNNFTRSTREIRDEMVRIMTYIHDKF from the coding sequence ATGCGAAAGTCAACAATTTCATTTCTGTTAATTGTTTGTGTTTTATCCCTTTGTTGTGATATTGTTTATGCCCGTTCCATAAAAAAACGGAAGGTTAAAAAGCTGTTTAAGCGTTCGCAGATTGTTAATGATCATTTTACCGGGTTTGCTCTTTATGACCTGGATGAGCATAAGATGATATATGAATTAAATGCCGATAAATATTTTACGCCTGCATCCAACACCAAGCTTTTTACTTTTTATACCTGTTTGAAAATGCTTGGCGATTCTATCCCGGCATTGCGTTATCAAACCCGCGGTGATTCGCTGATATTTTGGGGTACCGGCGATCCTTCTTTTTTACACAGCGATTTGAAAGGAATAAACGGGCTTAACTTTTTGAAGAACAGCAGTAAACACCTTTTTTATTCGCCCGGTAACTATACCGGTGAGTTTTTTGGTGCAGGATGGGGCTGGGACGATTACAATGATTATTACCAGGCCGAAATAACCGCCCTGCCAATTGAGGATAATGTGGCTCAGCTTTACGCAGATAATGACGGTAACATGCAGGTAAGGCCGCAATATCTAAAACGGTTTTTAAATGCCGATATTAATTATCGCCCGGGCCAGTTTAAAGTTAAGCGCGATTTTATCAGCAATAATTTTATGTACCCTGCCGGCGAGATACCCAAAAACTACAAACAGGAAATCCCATGGAAAACAAGCCTGCAATTGACCATGGCCCTGCTGCAGGATACGCTTAAAAAGCAGGTATCCTTATTGCAGGAACCAATGGCTGCCGATGCCCGGATTATTTATAATACCAATGCCGATTCCGTTTACCGGCGGATGCTGCAGCCGAGCGATAATTTTATTGCCGAACAATTGCTGCTGGTGTGCTCATCGGTAAAGTTTAATACCCTCAGTACCGATTCGGCGATCAATTACTCAAAAGCACATTTTTTGAATGACTTGCCCGATGTGCCGCAATGGGTTGATGGCTCGGGATTGTCGCGGTATAATTTGTTTACCCCCAGGGATCTTGTTGCCCTGCTGCTCAAAATTCAGGAGGAGGTGAAAGATGAAAGCCTGTTACATAGCATGATGCCGATAGGCGGCGTAGCAGGTACAATTAAAAGCGCCTATAAAACCGATAACGGGCAGCCTTTTGTTTGGGCAAAAACCGGGTCGTTAAGCAATAACCATAACCAAAGTGGCTACATAGTTACCCGTAAAGGCAAACGCCTGGCTTTTGCATTCATGAACAATAATTTTACCCGGTCAACCCGTGAAATAAGAGATGAGATGGTGAGGATCATGACGTACATACATGATAAGTTTTAA
- the efp gene encoding elongation factor P, with translation MAKASDVKNGNVLRFNGELVQVEEFLHRTPGNLRAFYQARMRNVKSGKLVEYRFRTDEEVDIARVETNDYQYLYDEGDSLVVMDNTTYDQHNVPKALFGPAVKFLKEGMNVIVAFESDEPIMGSIPGSAELEITYTEPAVKGDTSSGALKNATVETGAEIRVPLFINIGDKVKVDTATGAYVERVKG, from the coding sequence ATGGCTAAGGCATCAGATGTTAAAAATGGAAATGTACTTCGCTTCAACGGCGAATTAGTTCAGGTTGAGGAGTTTTTACACCGTACCCCGGGCAACTTACGCGCGTTTTACCAGGCCCGTATGCGCAACGTTAAATCAGGTAAACTGGTTGAATACCGTTTCCGTACCGATGAAGAGGTTGACATAGCCCGCGTTGAAACCAATGATTATCAATACCTGTATGACGAGGGTGATTCATTAGTAGTAATGGACAACACCACATACGATCAGCATAACGTACCAAAGGCGTTATTTGGCCCGGCGGTTAAATTTTTGAAAGAAGGCATGAACGTAATTGTTGCCTTTGAAAGTGATGAGCCTATCATGGGTTCTATCCCTGGTTCGGCCGAGTTGGAAATCACTTACACCGAACCGGCTGTAAAAGGTGACACCTCAAGCGGTGCTTTGAAAAATGCCACCGTTGAAACCGGCGCGGAGATCCGTGTACCGCTATTCATCAACATCGGCGATAAAGTTAAGGTTGATACCGCTACCGGCGCTTACGTTGAGCGTGTAAAAGGTTAA
- a CDS encoding zinc-dependent metalloprotease has product MKKHPLPGIYLRGSVLALAVLAGSCAARKQAANQSLTLKTTTTPGGTVATATTGTPKKEGIKKFSDLIPAKTKADSGLFNTYKVDGKYYYEIPDSLINREMLVVTRFVKTPGGLKTFGQQYGGEEINNQVWKWEKHDKQVFIRVPSYSLRADSTSDMYQSVKNSNLDAILASFEVKAFNKDTTGVLIDVTDFYNGDIAAIGLSDDIKKAYKTMGVDNSRSYIDTIKSFPINVEARTLKTYRAGESPTDNSNAAITFELNTSMLLLPKIPMKARIMDPRVGFFGQRQTDYGTNAQKALVTAYIHRWKLEPKDPIAYAKGELVEPKKQIVFYIDPATPKKWVPYLIQGVNDWQKAFEAAGFKNAITAKEAPTAKQDPQFSTEDARYSVIRYFASDVENAYGPHVADPRSGEILESHVGWYHNVMQLLRDWYLIQTAAVNPKARHAQFADDQMGELIRFVSSHEVGHTLGLPHNFGSSYAYPVDSLRSKTFTDKHGTAPSIMDYARFNYIAQPGDGVTHLYPQIGEYDNWAIKWGYTWFPGNKTPEQEKETLAVWTNKNAGNPVYYFGRQGTSIDPRLQNEDLGDNAMKASAYGIANLKRILPNLEKWSYKKDEDYADLNELYNEVLGQYYRYMGHVTTNIGGMNENFKTYDQKGAVYDFVSKERQREAALFLNQQLYATPLWLINKAELAKFDNGVMINRIKAMQVSLLGNELNPSRLARMYDNEAKNGANAYTVAQLLTDLHTGVFGTTKPDSYQRNLQRGYIENLKNLLNTDASFAFPGVSSAQLASWGFTPINIALSDIRPMVRAELKKIDTGLPKGGDAITAAHYADLHLRIKEALNPTRPVVNIVGGMVKGINTANQDILNEKTGSMNCWPRTNVEN; this is encoded by the coding sequence ATGAAAAAACATCCGTTGCCGGGTATTTATTTACGCGGCTCAGTATTGGCACTTGCGGTTTTGGCAGGCTCTTGCGCTGCCAGGAAGCAAGCTGCAAACCAAAGCCTTACCCTAAAAACCACTACCACGCCCGGCGGAACCGTTGCGACAGCAACAACCGGAACCCCCAAAAAGGAAGGTATTAAAAAGTTTAGCGACCTTATCCCCGCTAAAACAAAGGCTGATAGCGGCCTTTTTAATACTTATAAGGTTGATGGCAAATATTACTACGAAATACCCGATTCATTAATTAACCGCGAAATGCTGGTGGTTACCCGCTTTGTAAAAACACCGGGCGGCCTCAAAACATTTGGCCAGCAGTACGGCGGCGAAGAAATCAACAACCAGGTTTGGAAATGGGAAAAGCACGATAAGCAGGTGTTTATCCGGGTGCCCAGCTATTCGTTGCGTGCCGATAGCACCAGCGATATGTACCAATCGGTTAAAAACTCAAACCTTGATGCTATACTGGCGTCCTTTGAGGTAAAAGCCTTTAATAAAGACACTACCGGCGTTTTAATTGATGTTACCGATTTTTACAACGGCGATATTGCCGCTATTGGTTTGTCTGACGATATCAAAAAGGCTTATAAAACCATGGGGGTTGATAACTCACGTTCGTATATCGACACCATTAAAAGCTTCCCGATAAATGTTGAGGCGCGTACGCTAAAAACCTACCGCGCCGGCGAGTCCCCGACCGATAACAGTAATGCGGCCATTACATTTGAGTTGAACACCTCCATGCTCTTGCTGCCCAAAATACCAATGAAAGCACGGATCATGGACCCGCGTGTAGGCTTTTTTGGCCAGCGCCAAACAGATTATGGCACCAATGCGCAGAAAGCCCTGGTTACCGCTTATATCCACCGCTGGAAATTAGAGCCTAAAGACCCTATTGCTTATGCAAAGGGCGAACTGGTTGAACCTAAAAAGCAAATTGTATTTTACATTGACCCGGCTACACCTAAAAAGTGGGTGCCATACTTAATACAGGGCGTAAACGACTGGCAAAAAGCGTTTGAAGCCGCCGGTTTTAAAAATGCCATAACCGCTAAAGAAGCCCCAACAGCAAAACAAGACCCTCAATTTAGCACCGAGGATGCCCGCTACAGCGTGATCAGGTATTTTGCTTCGGACGTAGAAAACGCCTACGGCCCCCACGTGGCCGATCCGCGCAGCGGCGAGATCCTGGAAAGCCATGTTGGCTGGTACCATAATGTGATGCAGCTATTGCGCGATTGGTACCTGATCCAAACGGCAGCGGTAAACCCCAAAGCCCGCCATGCACAATTTGCTGACGATCAAATGGGTGAGCTGATCCGTTTTGTATCATCGCATGAAGTTGGTCATACTTTAGGTTTGCCACACAACTTTGGCTCAAGCTACGCTTACCCTGTTGATTCACTGCGCTCAAAAACTTTTACCGATAAACATGGTACAGCACCATCTATTATGGATTATGCCCGCTTTAACTACATAGCCCAACCCGGCGATGGCGTTACGCACCTGTATCCGCAAATTGGCGAATATGATAACTGGGCAATAAAATGGGGATATACCTGGTTCCCCGGCAATAAAACGCCCGAGCAGGAAAAGGAAACATTAGCCGTGTGGACTAACAAAAACGCCGGTAACCCGGTTTACTATTTCGGCCGCCAGGGCACCTCCATCGACCCCCGCCTGCAAAACGAAGATTTGGGCGATAATGCCATGAAAGCCAGCGCCTATGGCATTGCCAACCTGAAACGGATTTTGCCAAACCTCGAAAAATGGTCGTACAAAAAAGATGAGGACTATGCCGATCTTAATGAATTATATAATGAGGTTTTAGGTCAGTACTATCGTTATATGGGGCATGTTACCACCAATATTGGCGGCATGAACGAAAACTTTAAAACATATGATCAAAAAGGCGCGGTTTATGATTTTGTGAGTAAAGAACGCCAGCGCGAAGCCGCCTTATTTTTAAACCAGCAATTATACGCAACCCCGTTATGGCTAATTAACAAAGCCGAATTGGCCAAGTTTGATAACGGCGTTATGATAAACCGTATTAAGGCTATGCAGGTTTCATTGTTGGGCAATGAACTAAATCCCTCAAGGCTGGCGCGGATGTATGATAATGAAGCCAAAAACGGCGCTAATGCCTATACCGTTGCGCAGTTACTAACCGATTTGCATACGGGCGTATTCGGCACAACCAAGCCCGACAGCTATCAGCGCAACCTGCAAAGGGGTTATATCGAAAACCTGAAAAACCTGTTAAATACAGATGCAAGTTTCGCGTTCCCGGGTGTATCAAGCGCGCAGCTGGCAAGCTGGGGCTTTACTCCAATCAACATCGCGTTGTCTGATATCAGGCCTATGGTACGTGCCGAATTAAAGAAAATTGATACCGGCCTGCCAAAAGGCGGCGATGCCATAACAGCAGCTCATTATGCCGACCTTCACCTTAGGATAAAGGAAGCCCTTAATCCAACAAGGCCGGTTGTAAATATTGTAGGGGGGATGGTTAAAGGTATCAACACCGCTAACCAGGATATACTGAATGAAAAAACAGGAAGCATGAACTGCTGGCCACGTACCAATGTTGAAAACTAA